One Syntrophales bacterium DNA window includes the following coding sequences:
- a CDS encoding DUF4292 domain-containing protein, translated as MKNRLFTVLAAFMTVLLMGCAAIERTRYHEVPLSEEQAVFSRVFRTDVTGAETLRGIALFSLEQSSGGRHSHRFAMAVSHPSGLRLESVPSFGIPVFFLSLSGGSFKVYVPGNNRFYFGDATRDNICSFLNIPLGAEEITSLLTGMPPMEPSPEEGRYPAIYRNDRGEYRIDLRSPGGALLQSLRINDEHDMTGLEVFGENGRRRYEASFSRHRRMETGSYPGHISVRIEDFQPTVLEVDLSDMTVTAGEDPSFFDLYAPAGVEIIRMN; from the coding sequence ATGAAAAATCGATTGTTCACGGTACTGGCGGCGTTCATGACCGTGCTTCTCATGGGGTGCGCGGCCATTGAGCGGACACGGTACCACGAAGTTCCCCTTTCTGAAGAGCAGGCTGTTTTTTCCAGGGTTTTCAGAACCGACGTGACGGGCGCCGAAACCCTCCGGGGGATTGCCCTCTTCAGTCTCGAGCAGTCATCGGGCGGCAGGCATTCGCACCGGTTCGCGATGGCGGTGAGCCATCCCTCCGGTCTGAGGCTCGAGTCTGTACCGTCCTTCGGCATTCCGGTCTTTTTCCTGTCACTTTCCGGCGGCAGTTTTAAAGTCTATGTTCCGGGAAACAACAGATTCTACTTCGGCGACGCCACGCGGGACAATATCTGTTCTTTTTTGAACATACCTCTTGGGGCCGAGGAAATTACGTCCCTTCTGACCGGCATGCCCCCGATGGAACCGTCGCCGGAAGAGGGGCGCTACCCGGCTATCTACCGGAACGACAGGGGGGAGTACCGGATCGATCTTCGCTCTCCCGGCGGGGCGCTTCTTCAGTCACTGAGAATAAACGATGAACATGACATGACGGGGCTCGAGGTGTTCGGCGAGAATGGCAGGCGCCGCTACGAGGCATCCTTTTCACGACACCGGCGTATGGAAACCGGCTCATATCCGGGACATATTTCCGTGAGGATCGAAGACTTCCAGCCCACAGTCCTCGAGGTCGATCTGTCGGACATGACGGTCACCGCGGGTGAGGACCCTTCGTTTTTTGACCTGTATGCGCCTGCAGGGGTTGAGATAATCCGGATGAATTGA
- the ybgF gene encoding tol-pal system protein YbgF yields MNNVLRTIVVLCLVLLVVGCATQDDLRHVSRSADTKIKAVQDNLVAMERSAQDEIARMRKTQADLSADLITLRDEIQILRGAQETLQAHAQSGSLGGGDLQRALEHMEVRLQALESRLDISVPEVAPEITAVDRPRDSEALYARAYGLFKDGKYKESREGFREFLELFPDTEYSGNARFWIGESYYFEGKYEEAILEYQKVIQDYPQGSRISHALLKQALSFDKLGETASAKLLLQRVVRDFPGTTSAESARAKLLEIK; encoded by the coding sequence GTGAACAACGTTTTGAGGACAATCGTCGTGCTATGCCTGGTTCTGCTTGTCGTCGGGTGTGCCACCCAGGACGATTTGAGGCATGTCAGCCGCAGTGCCGACACGAAAATCAAGGCGGTCCAGGACAACTTGGTCGCCATGGAACGGTCAGCGCAGGATGAAATCGCCCGGATGAGAAAAACCCAGGCGGACCTGAGCGCCGATCTGATAACGTTGAGGGATGAAATTCAAATTCTGCGGGGAGCCCAGGAGACTCTGCAGGCTCATGCGCAGTCCGGTTCTTTGGGAGGGGGGGATTTGCAGCGTGCTCTGGAGCACATGGAAGTGCGTCTGCAGGCGCTGGAAAGCCGTCTCGATATTTCCGTACCCGAGGTTGCTCCGGAGATTACAGCCGTCGATCGGCCGAGAGATAGCGAGGCATTGTATGCCCGGGCCTACGGGTTGTTCAAGGACGGTAAGTACAAGGAATCACGAGAAGGTTTTCGTGAATTCCTCGAGTTGTTTCCTGATACCGAGTATTCCGGTAACGCCCGGTTCTGGATCGGAGAAAGCTACTATTTCGAAGGAAAATATGAAGAAGCTATCCTGGAGTACCAGAAGGTGATTCAGGATTATCCCCAGGGCAGCAGGATATCCCATGCCTTGTTGAAGCAGGCCCTGTCATTTGACAAACTGGGGGAAACGGCAAGCGCGAAGCTGCTCCTGCAGCGAGTCGTGCGGGACTTCCCGGGTACCACATCGGCGGAATCGGCCCGGGCAAAACTTCTTGAAATCAAATGA